Within bacterium, the genomic segment GACGACCCCCCGCTCGACCCCCCCCTCGTTCAATTCGGGGACCAGCTGCATCACCCGCATAACGTAATCCCGCGAAGAGCATCCGCCAGGTCGACCTTCCGGCTTGCCGTCCCGGGATGGCCGTCGAACCGGTGGACGCAGCCGAGCTCGTCCAGCTTCCCGATCATGCGGCCGTATTTCCCCGGGTCTTTCCGCGGCGCGAGGGGGATGATCTCGATCCTGGCCCGGCCGAAGGTAACGGCTTCGCTGATCATCGAGGTGGAATCGGCGGTGATCAGCACATATTCACATTTGGAGAGGAAATCCGGTATGGGGTTGACGGGGTTGCGGGAATAAAGAAACCGTTCTTCGAAGGGGTACCGGTCGATCTCCTGCTCGATTTCGGCCGGAGTGCGACGGGATGTGGTGACCACGATCCGGAAGCCGGGAAACCCGGAAAATACCGCATCGAGCATCTCGCGGAACCGGTCCCGGTCGTACCCGTACACACGGTTGGGTCCGCCGACCACCAGCCCCACGTACCGTTCGCCCTCCCGGGGCCGGAAGACGCCCCGCGGTTCCACCTTGCAGAGATTGACCGGGAGGGTGCGGATATTCTCCTTCACGGGCGGGTTG encodes:
- a CDS encoding ELM1/GtrOC1 family putative glycosyltransferase, which produces MSGGSGKKILVLSDGKPGHVNQSIALAHHLERPFETVGVRFRFRPFKLLSYLLDRVGVYLPSLLRWDPPEGPFCAVVSAGSETYYGNKILARRFHVPSVAIMLPRGYRLDFDLIIAQEHDNPPVKENIRTLPVNLCKVEPRGVFRPREGERYVGLVVGGPNRVYGYDRDRFREMLDAVFSGFPGFRIVVTTSRRTPAEIEQEIDRYPFEERFLYSRNPVNPIPDFLSKCEYVLITADSTSMISEAVTFGRARIEIIPLAPRKDPGKYGRMIGKLDELGCVHRFDGHPGTASRKVDLADALRGITLCG